A segment of the Panacibacter ginsenosidivorans genome:
TCATTTTTGGTAGATACAAGGTTATTAAAGTATAAAGTATCTGTATTGATATAATTATTTTCAATGGCATAATTAACCTGTGCCATTGGTAATAACTGCACTTTATCTTTTATAAGGAAAGCAAGCATTTGCCTATCGAACATATTTACACCAAACTGTTCTTCTATTTGTTTGATAACACGCACAGAACTATCCGTGCTGCAGCCACTAACCCCGGTAGCAGTTTCATCTGCGATTAATATAATAAATTGTCCGTACAACAAATTGGCGTAACCTTTTACAGGTGTACCATGGCTTTGCCATTTCTGAACAAATGCTTTAAGCATATCTTCTATTTGAAATGCTTCAGGTATAGTAAATAAACGGCTGCTTTGATAGATCCATACACGGGATGTATCGTGAAAGTCTGCTGGAATAGTTTCTCTGTAATCAAAATTCATGATGCAAAGATAAGCTGCAAATATTATTCTGTCTTTTTTGCCGGCGTCAATAAAATCATAAGTATGGCACTTATTAAAGACCGTGATAATAAAAACACCCAGAATGAAATATGTGATAATTCGTAGTTTTTATCGCTGTAAATAAAAAAATCAAAGAGAAAGAAAAGTAATGTGATCAGACCAAAGGTGAGCAGGAAATCTTTCCAGGTAAATTTTCTGATGATCTTTCTGATGAAATTTCTCATAGTAGTTTTAAATACTTGCTGCAATGATCTCTGCTATATCGAGTACCTGTACATCCTGTTCTTTTTCACGGTTCTTTACGCCGTCTGTTATCATTGTATTGCAAAAAGGGCACGCTGCAGCAATAACATTTGGTTTTAGCTTCAGTGCTTCATCTGTGCGTTCGATGTTTATACGTTTATCACCGGGTTCATCTTCTTTAAACATCTGAGCGCCACCAGCGCCGCAGCAAAGACCATTTGTTCGGCAGCGTTTCATTTCTACCAGTTCCGCGTCTAATATTTCCAAAACTTTTCTTGGTGCTTCATAAATATTGTTTGCACGACCAAGATAGCAACTGTCATGATAAGTGATGCGCTTGCCTTTAAAACTACCGCCTTCTTTTAATTTTATTTTTCCTTCGTTGATAAGCTGCTGCAGAAATGTGGTATGGTGTATTACTTCATAATTGCCGCCCAGTTCAGGGTACTCATTTTTCAATGTGTTGAAGCAATGAGGACAGGCAGTAACAATTTTTTTAATTCCGTAATTGTTAAGCACCTGTATATTATTATAAGCCATCATTTGAAAAAGAAATTCATTGCCGGCTCTTCTGGCAGGATCGCCGGTGCAAGCTTCTTCTTTTCCAAGTATGGCATACTTTATACCTACTTTATTTAGTATAGTTGCAAATGCTTTGGTGATCTTTTGAGCCCGCTGATCAAAACTACCTGCACAACCTACCCAAAATAAAATGTCAGGTGCTTCTCCGTTCATCATCATTTCTGCCATAGCGGGAACATTCATGTGTAAATCATTTTTTTCAAATGTATGGTAAAAGCTAAAGTTTAAAAAGTTTAGGTGCTTACAAACGTATGGTGTTTTGCATTTCAAACTGAAGCTCAATATATTTCCGAACCCTGAAGTGAGTGACACAACAAGCGATGCCATATAGTGAAATGTTGATAACAAAATAAAATTTGTAATTATGCATTTTTACAACAATTGCAGCACAGTAATTGCTGCAATATTTAAAATGTAAAACTAATCTATGCGAATTCAATTTATAAAAAATGTGCATTTTACAAAGCTGGTGAAGATTAATGGACGCAATGTGAAGGAATTTAATTTTCGTAAAATGAGAAATGGTGAAGCAGAGTTATTTAGTGTGGATGTGAGCGATGACCGTGGTAACCGGATTATGTTTCAGATGGAAAAAGAAGGAAACATTTGGCATATTACCAACGACGGACTCCCTTCCTGGATAATGGATAATGAAATAAAACTAAATGAACTTATTGAGGAGGAATTAAAAAACTTATAAGTCTGTTGGATGAAGCGCTATAACAATTTTATCTTAATATAGCCACCCATCCACTTAGTTTAGGTGCTGCAACTTTGCGGTCAATTATGTAATAATAAGTACCAACAGGTAGCGGTGTTCCGTTAAATGTTCCGTCCCAGGCCTTACTGTAGCCCACGCTGCGGTATACAACCTGCCCATACCTGTTGTATACCTGTACTGTTACACCCGGGTAGGAATCGAGGTAGTTTATAATCCACGTATCGTTGATGCCATCACCATTGGGGGAAAATGCATTGGGTATGAGTGGTGTCTTTAAGACTTTTATAAACACATCATCTTTACTGATACAGTTGTCTGCTGATTTTACTGTTAATGTATAAGTGATATCATCTACAGGATTTACCTTGGGGGTTATAACCAGGTTGTTTTCAATGGCGGTATTGGGTGTCCACAAATATGTAATATTATTGCCGGTTGCAGTAGCATCAATGGTAATAAAACCTCCTTCCAATAAAGTTCTGTCAGGACCAGCATTTACTGTTGGTTGCGGATATACAAGAATGGATTGAGCAGTGGCGTCTTTGCATCCGTTATCTGCAGTATAAGTATAAACGATGCTGTGTACACCATTGCCTGCAGCCTGCGGATTGAACAGACCATTAGCACTAACACCGCTGCCACTAAAGATTCCTGTACCGCTAATACCATTTATTTCACGTGCTTGTGTAATGGTAAATGGAGTGATGCCTTCGCATACAGCATTCATAGCACTAAATTGTGCCAGTGGGCTTGCTTTAAGCGTAATCGTTTGCTGTGTTTCATTTACACAGTTAATACCTGAATAAGCAATATACTTTATTACAAAATCTTTAGTGGCAGGGTTACCAAAATCTGCATAACGATAACTATACTTTTTTCCATTTGCAGGAAACTCATCAGTAACCTTATTAGCCGGATCATTTTGATAATCCCAATAGATCTCTACTTTGGTAATGCTGCCGAAATTAACAGATGAATGATCTGTAATAGTAATATCCTGGTTGCTGCAAAGATTGGCGGTATTGTCAACTGTAAAGTTTGCCAGCGGCAATGCACCATTTACAGTGAATGGTTTGGTTATGTTATTTACACAGCCATCTTTTGAAGTTACAGTGAGCTGAACATTATAAACGCCAATGGAAGTATAGCTATGTTGAGGATTTTTTTGGGTAGATATATTTGGATTGCCTGATGTAGCATTCGCATCACCAAAGTTCCAGAGGTAATTAAACTGTGCTTCGCTGTTATCTGCAATAGCGGAAGCATTTGTAAAAGCGGCAAAAGGATCACTTAGGCAAACTTCGGGCAAAATAAAATCAGGTACAGGCAGGTCATGAATCAATACCTGCTGCACCAATGTGTCGCTGCATGCTTTATCTGTTGAAGTAATTAAAGTAACAGCATAAGTTTTTGCCGGTGAAAAAATATGCGCAGGATTGACAGTAACATCAACACTTCCATCACCAAAATCCCAGTTGTATTTTGTAATTGTTTGCCCAGTTGCGGTGGTTGATTGGTCAGTAAACTGTACCGGGCCATTTTCACAAGCAGGAACAGATGAGCTAAACTTCGTAACAGGATTATCGTATAAAGCAACTACAGTTGAATCAATATTTTTACAACTGTTACTATTGGTTACAAGCACATAATATTTTCCTGATGCTACGGTATTGTTAATGCTAACTGTTTGCCCGGTTGCCGTAAAATTATTAGGACCTGTCCATGTATAATTTGTGCCGCCTGTTGCAGTCAGGGCAATAGCGGCCCCGCTGCATTTAGGGCCATCGTTTACAGCACTGGTTACAGGGTTAGCATTTACAACAACTGTAAGTGCATTGGATGCTACACGGCAAGTGCTGATATTAATATTACCTGCCTCCGAAACTGCTAACCGGTATTGATAAT
Coding sequences within it:
- a CDS encoding (Fe-S)-binding protein, which codes for MNVPAMAEMMMNGEAPDILFWVGCAGSFDQRAQKITKAFATILNKVGIKYAILGKEEACTGDPARRAGNEFLFQMMAYNNIQVLNNYGIKKIVTACPHCFNTLKNEYPELGGNYEVIHHTTFLQQLINEGKIKLKEGGSFKGKRITYHDSCYLGRANNIYEAPRKVLEILDAELVEMKRCRTNGLCCGAGGAQMFKEDEPGDKRINIERTDEALKLKPNVIAAACPFCNTMITDGVKNREKEQDVQVLDIAEIIAASI
- a CDS encoding T9SS type B sorting domain-containing protein, which produces MTIRNCLIIFVFIIAVKPTKAQLCQGSLGDPVVNITFGSGPNPGPSPKFPTNYGFVTNDCPNDGYYTIRNSTTSCFGDSWHSLTKDHTGDANGYFMLVNASVFPGTFYVDTIRGLCPSTTFEFASWVVNVLKTTACNSAGITPDLTFTIETTDGLTKLQTFNTGPIQADASPQWKQYGFFFKTPVGISDIVIRIVNNAPGGCGNDLALDDITFRPCGPLVNASIVNNNATTSVNSCVGDTTAFKFSATVSAGYTAPSYQWQLSTDNGITWKDIPGAVNSSYTRQPTGAGNYQYRLAVSEAGNINISTCRVASNALTVVVNANPVTSAVNDGPKCSGAAIALTATGGTNYTWTGPNNFTATGQTVSINNTVASGKYYVLVTNSNSCKNIDSTVVALYDNPVTKFSSSVPACENGPVQFTDQSTTATGQTITKYNWDFGDGSVDVTVNPAHIFSPAKTYAVTLITSTDKACSDTLVQQVLIHDLPVPDFILPEVCLSDPFAAFTNASAIADNSEAQFNYLWNFGDANATSGNPNISTQKNPQHSYTSIGVYNVQLTVTSKDGCVNNITKPFTVNGALPLANFTVDNTANLCSNQDITITDHSSVNFGSITKVEIYWDYQNDPANKVTDEFPANGKKYSYRYADFGNPATKDFVIKYIAYSGINCVNETQQTITLKASPLAQFSAMNAVCEGITPFTITQAREINGISGTGIFSGSGVSANGLFNPQAAGNGVHSIVYTYTADNGCKDATAQSILVYPQPTVNAGPDRTLLEGGFITIDATATGNNITYLWTPNTAIENNLVITPKVNPVDDITYTLTVKSADNCISKDDVFIKVLKTPLIPNAFSPNGDGINDTWIINYLDSYPGVTVQVYNRYGQVVYRSVGYSKAWDGTFNGTPLPVGTYYYIIDRKVAAPKLSGWVAILR